GCCAGGAGGATTCCAGCTCGTCCTTACAGCCGCTGAGCTGGGTGTGATAGCGGCTGGCGCGGGCCTTGACCCGGCCGGCGACCTTGATCAACCACGGCTTGCTTTGGTAGGTGCCGCGCCGATAGCCGCCGTGGCCTTCGTGATAGGCAAGATACTGCTTGTAGGTGTCCCACTTGGAGATACCCAGGGTCTTGTAGGTCATGTTGCCGTACCAACCGATGAAATCCACGGCATCCTCGAAATCATCCCGGCTGGCCCAGCGCTTTCCGGTCTTCTCCCGGTACCAGTCCCACGTCGAGTCCTTCACCTGAGCGAAGCCATAGGCCGAGGATTTGCGGAACCAGGGGATCACCCACAGGAGCTTGCGCCGGGGCGGCTTGGCATCGTATTGAAAGCGTGACTCCTGATGGATGATCGCCAACTGGACATGGGGAGGGACGCCCCAGCGCTCGTAGACATCCCGGGTCACGTCATACCAGCCATTCTTCTCCCGAAAGATTTCACAGCTGTTATCCATATTGCTGGGCGGCGTCGTGGCGCAGCCGGTGAGGACAAGCAGCAACAGAAGCGGTATCCAGCGCATGGAAGAACAAACCGTTGAGTGGGATCCAGAAAGATATCATCGCATGCAGATCCCGCCGCGCCAATGTTTGCGGTAAGGACGGCTGCCCCAAGCGGAGCTGGAGAGGCGGCCTGGCCCTGAGCCTGTGGTTCTGATTGGTGGTGGAACGGGTTATCGTATGCAACCGAATCCATTGCTGAATCCACCATGAGCCCCGACTCTCACCGCCGCTTTCAACGTATCCGCTGGACCATCTTCGGCCTGCTGGTGGCCTCCTACATGATGGTCTACTTCCACCGCATGGCGCCCGGCGCGGTCTCCGCCGACCTGATGCAGACCTTCGGCACCAGTGGGGCAGCGCTCGGCTCCCTGGCCGCGATGTACTACTACATCTATACCGCCATGCAGGTGCCGTCGGGGGTCCTGGCCGACACCCTTGGACCGCGTCTGAGCGTCACCATCGGAGCACTAGTGGCGGGCGGCGGCTCCCTGCTGTTCGGCCTGGCCCCCGATTTCATGACCGCTTCGATCGGCCGGTTCTTCGTCGGGCTGGGTGTCTCGGTGGTGTTCGTGGGGCTGATGAAGTGGAATACCGTCTGGTTCAGCGAACAGCGCTACGGTCTGGTCAGCGGCCTTACCCTGCTCCTGGGCAATGTGGGTTCAATCCTGGCCGCCGGCCCGCTTGCGGTGCTGCTGCTGCAGTACTCGTGGCGCAGCGTGTTTGTTACGGCCGGCTTCATCTCCATCCTTCTCGCCCTGCTAAGCTGGTGGATTGTACGCAATCGGCCGCAGGATGCCGGTTTTCCCTCGGTGCGGGCAATGGCAGGGGAAGCGGAGGAGCCCCCACGGGAGCGGCACTGGTGGCACGAGTTGCGGGCGGTACTGGGCAACAGGGCGGTATGGCCGGGCTTTTGGGTCAATTTCGGCATCACCGGCAGCCTGTTTGCGTTCGCCGGACTCTGGGGATTGCCCCTGATGCGGGATGTATTCGACCTCTCGGGGAGTGATGCCTCGCTCTATACCACCGCAGCACTGGCCGGCTTCGCCGGGGGCTCATTCCTGATGGGCGGCCTTTCCGATCGGATTGGCCGGCGCCGGCCGGTGATCCTCGGTGCCGGTGTGCTCTCCTGCGCCGTCTGGCTGGGGCTGATGCTGTTGCCGTGGGGACCGGGATTCTCCGGGTTCCTGCTGTATACCCTCCTCGGCCTCTCGGCCGGGGGCTTTGTGGTCACCTATGCCGCTGCCAAGGAGGTGGTCCGGCCGGCCAATGCCGGCATGGCCATTGCCGTAGTCAATACCGGGCTGTTTCTGGGGGCGGCGATCATGCAGCCGCTTTTCGGCGCTCTTATCGACGCGGGCTGGGACGGCACGCTGCTGGAAGGCGTCCGTGTCTATGATCTGCAAAGCTATCGCTACGGTCTCGCCGCCTCGGCCGGTTTCGCCGCAATGGCCACGTTTGCCGCCCTTCGCATTACCGAGACTCGCTGCCGCAATATCAGCTTGCCGCCCGTCGCCCCTTGATCACGGCCGCCACCGTGTTGGCCACAAACAACAGCAACACCAGGGCATTGCCGAGACCACCGATCCGGCGCAATTCCATCCAGCCACCGAGGTCGCCGGCAACCCGTAGTCCGAGTGTGGCGTGGAGGAGGACCAGATGCAGGTAGAACACCGGGTGATAGGGGATATTGAACCGCGTTACGGCAGGAAAAATGATCGGGGCATGGCCGAAGACCATAGCGAACACAAAGCCGAGAAATACGCTGTGCAGCGTCGTGTCATAGCCGTAGCCAAAAAACAGGCCGCCGCTCGACAGCCCGACGACGGCGCCGACGGCCAGCCATACATAACCGGAGAGCAGACATACGGCGGTAAAGCGGGGCAGTCCCGAGCCCCGCACGGTATAGAGTGCCACGTCATAACGACCGAGCCAGAGTGCAAGCAGCAGTAGCGAGGCAGCCAGCACCATTCTCCCCGCCCCGCTGAAGGAAGAGGTGCCGATACCGGCCAGCAACAGCAGGGCCACGGCGGCGAACACCCACCTGGCCGGGGCCGAAGCAGGACGGAAGCGACTCAGTTCCAGGCGCTCACCAGCGATGGTCAGAACCAGAAACCCGGCCCACCAGGGGAGCACATCGGCCACCGGTGCCCCGGCGAGCCAGAGCAGGTTACCCACCGACCAGACCGCGGCGCCCGCCGCCAGGGTAAGCGTGAACAGGGCACGCTGGCGCCTGACGACCACCCAGGAGGCGGCCACCAGGACGAGGCTGCCGGCGCTCAGCAGCGAGCTGGCCACGCCCATCGGGGCACCGGCGATCAGGGCCAATCCACCCGCGCCGGTCAGTGCCGGGCCGCCGTAGGCCCAGCGGGAGGCAAGCGCCACCGCCCGCTCCAGCCCGATTACCGTGCCGAAGAAACCCGAGACCATCAGCGGCCCGTGCAGGCCCAACAGCTCCGGTGAGGGCAGCGGCAGGGGCCAGCCGAGCCGCACCAGGCCGGCGATGACGCCAAACGCCAGGGAGAGAAAGCCGAGCACCAGAAGGGGCAGCCGCGCGACGGGCGGCAGGTCGCGTGCGATCACCGGCTCACCAACCCAGCTGTTGGCGAGCCACCTCGCTCATCCGCTCCGGCGACCAGGGCGGGACCCAGACCAGCTCCACCTCGACCTCCCTCACCTCGGGCAGAACCCCGAAGTGCATCGTGCACCTGGTCCGCCAGCAGCGATCCGGACAGGCGGACGTGGTCATGCGCACCTTGAGGTCGCCCCGGTCGCTGGCCAACACCTCGTAGATGAGCCCGGGGTCGTAGACATTGACGTTGACCTCCGGGCGATGACGCCGGCAAGGCCCCCTCCAGTGTTTCACGCTCGATATCGCTCATCCGCTCCTCCGGTTCCGGTCTGCCACGGTAGCGGTAACGGCACCTTCCGGGCAACCGGGACCCCCTTCATAGGTCGGCCTTCAGGCCGACACGGGGGCGAACCGGGCACCGGCTTAGCATCGTGCTGAAGCCCGACCCACACACCGGCTGGATACCCTTTCGGAATCCCCGCCCGGGTGTGGGTATGAGGTGCCTCGATGAGGGGGAGGAGGGCGAACGCTCACTCGCCCGGTTCGATATCCAAAGCCTCCATGAGCCGTTCGCGGTCGGACAGATTACCGATGATGCGCTTGACCGGTGGGGGCTCCTCGCGCAGCAGGGTGGGTGTGGCCAGGACGTTGTAGCGCTCCGCCGCCTCCGGTTCGACCGCCATGTCGGTGACCTCGAGCCGACACTCGCCGGCGTGTTCACGGCAGAGCCGCTCGACCACGGCGACGGCCCGCCGCGAAGGGGGCGTCTGGCCGAGCACGAACAGTCTGAGCTTCAGTTCTACCATTCCGGCTTTCCTGTATATCGTCTGTTTCGGCCTGGCTGTTCGCCGTTCCCATCCACCCGGCCCGGTCCCCCGTCCCCCGTAGGTCGGCTTTCAGGCCGAAACGCGGCCAAGCCGAACACCGATAGGCGTCGGGCTGAAGCCCGACCTACATCTAGACCTCGTACTGCTCGCCGATGATCACACCGCCATCGCTGAGCCGGTACATGTAGATGGCGTTATCGTGATTGCTGCCGCGCAGTTTCAACACATGGACCAGCCGCTTCACCCTCTGACCCCGCTCGACGTAGCGCAGCAGGACCACGGCGTCCACCACCGAACTGAGGCGCATGTCGGAGGTCGCCGTCTGCCCGAGCAGCTGTCCCTGGGTGGCGCCGAACACATCGGGATTGAGGTAAGGGGCCACGCAGGTCACACTGCGGCTCTTGCAGAACTCGTTGAGCTGCACCATGAACTGGCGCACCTGTTCGCTGCTCAGCGTGGCGGACTCGAGACTGGAGATCGAGTCGAGGACGATGCGCCTCGCGCCGGTGGCCTCCACCGCCTCGGCAATGCCGTAGAGCACCTGGTCGGGGACGATGTCGATAAGCGGGATATCGATAAAGGTGAGCAAGCCGCTGCGCTCCAATGCCATCATATCCCAGCCATAGGACTCGCCGGTGCGACGGAGCTGAGCGCTGGGCTCCTCCAGGGCCACGTAGACACAGGGCTCCCCGGCGTCGATCCCGGCCTTGACGAAGTGCAGTGCGAAGGAGGTCTTGCCGGTACCGGTATTGCCGCTGATGAGGGCGATGTGCCCCTCGGGCAGGCCGCCGTCCAGAAGCGAGTCGAAGCCGGGGATCTCGAAGCGCTTGCGCACGTCCGCCCGGGTCGCGGTGAAGGAGCGGTCGACGGGTATCTTCGCGAACACAGTGATACCGTCGGCGCCGATGGTGTACTGTATATTGCCGCTGCGGTAATGCGTACCGCGAAGCTTTCGGACCACGATCTTGCGCAGTGTCTCCTGCTGGCCGGGCGCCATGGAGAGGTCGATCACCCCATCGGCCACATACTCCTCCACCCCAAAGCGCGTTTGGCGCTTCCCGTCGCCGCGCTCCGCCGTAATCAGGGTGGTGACGCCGAGCGCCTTGAGTTCCAGGCAAAGGTTGTGGAAGAGGTTGCGAATGGCGCAGCTGCTGCCCAGACGCCCGAACAGATTGCCCATGCTGTCGACGGCCACCCGCTTGGCGCCGATGCGCTCCACGGCCGCGCGAATACGCGCGATGACGGGGGCGAGATCGTAGTGCTGGTCGAGCTCGACGGAGAGCGTCCGGTCCCCCATACCCGCATCGACGAAGGCGAGACGGCCCTCATCCACGAGCCGGCCATAGTCCCAGCCGAAGCCCCGGACGTTGGCCGCAATTTCGGCCGGCGGCTCCTCGAAGGTAACGAAGACCCCCGGTTGCCCGTAGCGGCTGATGCCGCGATAGATGAACTCGTTGACGAATACCGTCTTGCCGGTGCCGCTCTCACCGCTGATTAGCACGACGCGCCCGGCGGGGAGTCCCCCTTCGAGGGCACGGTCGAGCCCGGCGATGCCGGTCTCCATGCGCGGCAGATTCCCCCGGTGCGCGATTTTCGTCTCGGTGTTCTCTTGATCGTTCATAGTTCATTGTCACCGGTTTTATCCCGCGTAGCCAGAGCCGCGTCTCATGCCTCAGGTGTCGGCCGCCATCCGGTTGTGTTCATATTCGACGAAGGCGCCGCGGATCTCCGCCTTCAACTCCTCATCGTTCCACGGCTTGGTGAGGAACTTGTACACCCAGCCCCGGTTCACCGCCTCGGTGATCACGTTCAGTTCGATGTAGTCGCTCAGGATCATGCGGATGGTGTGCGGATAGAGCCGCTTGACCCGGCTCAGCAGTTCGGTCCCCTTCATCTCCGGCATGCCTTGATCGCACAGGAGCACCTGGACCCGGTGCATGGCCATCAACTCGAAGGCCTCCTCGGGGGTAGTGGCGGTCAGCACCCGATAACCCTGGCGGCGCAGCAGGCGCCGCAGGGCGCGGGTGATGTCGGGCTCATCGTCCACCGCGAGCAGGGTCGGCAGCTCCTCCTCGTCGAGGGCCGCCAGGTCGAGTCCACCCTCCCGCACCAGGTCGGCGGCCTCGCCCGGGGGCAGCGGGCGGCTGTAGAGGAAGCCCTGCATCTGGCTGCATCCGCGGTAGCGCAGATAACGCAGCTGCGCCTCGTTCTCGACCCCCTCGGCGATCACCGTCAGTCCGAGCCCCTTGGCCAGGGAGAGGATCGAGAGAACGATGGCGGCGTTGTGGGGATTGACGGTGATATCGTGGACAAAGGCCTTGTCGATTTTGACCTTGTCGAAGGGAAAGCGGTGCAGATAGCTGAGACTCGAGAAACCGGTGCCGAAGTCATCCAGCGCCAGCTGCACCCCTATCCCCTTCAGGCGCTGGAGCATCGCCGCCATCTCCTCGGGGCGCTCCATCATGGCGCTCTCGGTCAACTCGATCTCCAGGACGGCCGGCTCCAGACCGGTCTCCTCGATGATCGCGGTGACCGTCTCCACCAGGTCGCCGCGCACCATCTGTCGCGCCGAGATATTCACCGCCACGGTCAACGGCGGCATACCGGCCTGCCTCCACTGCACCGCCTGCCGGCAGGCACTCCTGAGCACCCATTCGCCGATAGGAATGATGAGTCCGGTCTCCTCCGCCAATGGGATGAAATCCGCCGGTGAAACCATGCCGAGTTCCGGGTGATGCCAACGCAGCAGGGCCTCGACCCCCACCACGGCTCCGGTATGCAGATCGAGCTGGGGCTGGTAGTGCAGCGTCAACTCCTCCCGTTCGATGGCGCGCCGCAGTCCGCTCTCCAGACCCATGCGCTGCAGCAGCCGACTATTCAGCTCGGCGGTAAAGAACTGGAAGTTGTTGCGCCCCATCTCCTTGGCCTGGTACATGGCCGAATCGGCGTTTTTCAGCAGGGTCCCGCCGTCCCTTCCGTCCCGCGGATAGAGACTGGCGCCGATGCTGGCGGTGGCCTGGAATTCATGCCCCTCCATGAGTATGGGTTCGGAGAGGACGTGCAGCAGCCGCTCGGCCACCTGAGCCACATCCTCGGGCCGGCCGATATCGGGGAGGATCACCACGAATTCGTCGCCGCCGTAGCGGGCCACGGTGTCGCTGCTGTGCAGCACCGCTTCCAGCCGCTTGGCCACCCCCTGCAGCAGCTCGTCGCCGCGATCGTGCCCGAGGGTATCGTTGACCAGTTTGAAGCGGTCGATATCGAGGAACAGGAGCGCCGCAAGGCAGTCGTGACGCCGGGCATGGGCCAGGGCCTGGGCGAGCCGATCCTGCATCAGGTTGCGGTTGGGAAGGCCGGTCAGCAGGTCGAAGTTGGCCTGATACTCCAGCTGCTCTTCGTAGCGCTTTCGATCGGTCACATCGTTGATGATGCCGACGTAGTGACCTACTGTGCCGTCGGCGTCCACCACCGGGGAGACGTGCAGTTCGTTCCAGAACAGGGAGCCATCGCTACGGTAGTTGCGCAGCAGCACGGCAGCCTCCTTGCCCCGCTTCAAGGCACTGTTGAGGGCGTGTATCCCCGGTTGGTCGCGGTCATCCCCGGCCAACAGGCCCGGATCGCGACCTATCATCTCTTCCTGGCTATAGCCGGTGATCTGGGTAAAGGCGGGATTGACGTAGACGACACCGCGGTCTACGGCAGTGACCATAATGCCGTCATGGGCCGACTCAACCGCGCGGTTACGCACCTGCAGCACCGCCTCCGCCTGCTCCCGCGCCCGCCGCGTGCGCTGGCCGTGGATCCCGAAGGCCAGGTCGTCGGCCAGCTCGGCCAGCAGGCTCTGCTCCTCCGTATCGAAGGCGTCGGGCAGGTCGGCGTAGATTTGGAGGGCGCCGATAACCTCGCCGTCGATGCGCAGCGGCAAAGCGATGGCCGAACGCAGATTATGCTCGCGGGCCGCCTCACGCCAGGGTCGGAATCCGGGCTCATCCAGACTGTCCCGGCAGATGGCAGGCTCGCCGGTGCGGATGGCGACCCCGGTCGGCCCGCTCCCCCGCTCGTCATCGCCCCAACCGACCCGCAGCCCCTCCAGATAGGCCTGCGCCGCCCCGGCGCGGGCGATCGGCTCGACGCTCCTGTCGGCATCCTCCTGCCGATAGCCGACCCAGGCCAGGCGGTAACCGCCGATGTCCGCCAGACGGCCACAAAAGGCCTCCAGCAGCTCCTGCTCGCTTGCCGCACGCACCAGGGCCTGGTTGCACTCGCTGAGCACCGATTGGGTACGGTTGAGACGCAGCAGGCGCACCTCCTGATGTCGCAGCTCGGTCACGTCGTAGAGCGTCACCAGCCAGCAGGGGTCACCCAGCCACTCCAGCTCCACCGCGTGCATCTCGGCGACGACGGCGGGTTTGCCGGGCCGCGTCACGTACACCTCGGTGCGCTCCTCGGCCGCTAGCGGTAACCCGAAGGCGTTGTCGACCAGGCGGCGATCGAACAGCGCCTCGGCAGCGGGATTGGCGAAACGGACCCCGCCCTCCCGGTCGACCACCAGTACGGCATTGGGGTTAGTGTCGACCAGCCGGAGCAGGCGCTCCTCGCCGCGCACCAGGTCGGCTGCCGCCTGCTCGCGCTCGGCGCGGGCCCGCAGCGAGACGATCCCGAAGGCCAGGTCGCCGGCCAGGTCCCGCAGCAGCTCCATCTCCGCCTCGTCGAAGGCATCGGGCTCGCCGGCATAGATGAGCAAGGCCCCGAAGTTCTCGCCGCCCCCCGAGAGCGGCAGGCCGGCCACCGAGCGGTAGCCCCGCTTCAGCGCCTCCACCCGCCAGGGGGCGAAGCGGGGGTCACTGCCGGCGAAGCGGACCACCTTCGGCTCGCCCGTGACGATGGCGCGACCGGCGGGACCGCGGCCGCTCGGCTCGTCGCTCCAGGTCACCTTGACGGTATCCAGGTATCCCGCCTCAAATCCGGCGTGGGCCCGCGGGGGCACGTTCTTCTGTTCGTCGTTCTCGGCATAGCCGATCCAGGCCATGCGGTACCCGCCCACCTCCACCACCTGCTCGCAGACCCTCCGCAGCAGCCCCTGTTCATCTTCGGCATGGATCAGCGCCTCGTTGCAGGCGCTCAAGGTACGTAGGGCGCGATTGGCACGCTGCAGGGAGGCCTCCATTCCCCGGCGCGCCAGGGCACTGCTCACCAGGTCGGCGACTAGTTGCAGCAGGCGCAGGTCCTCGGTGTGCCAGGTCGTCTTACGGCGTACCGCGTCGAAGCCGATGAACCCCACCATCTCCCCGCCGGCCATGACCGACACCAACGCCAGGGACTGAACGTCCTGCGCCCGTAGCGTGTCGCGCTCCGGGCCATCGGGCAGGCCGGCCACATCGCCGATATGGAAGCGCCCGTGGGCCCGCAGTTCGCCCAGGGACCACTCGAACGGTGCCGTGGGCAGGTGCTGGAAGTTCTCGCGTAGCGGCGTAATCCCGGCATTGCACCACTCGTGGGTGTTGCTCATCCGTTCGCCATCGCGCTCGAACAGGAACAGGTAGCTGCGGTCGCCCCCAGCCAATTCGCCCACGGCGGCAAGGGTCCGCTCGATGGCGCCGTCGAGCGCCTCGCCCGGGTTCTCCACGAAATCCCGCGAGGCGGAGGCCAGCGTGGTCTCCAGGGCGACGCGACGCTGCAGCCGCTCCTCCTGGCGACGCAGTTCCGTGACGTCGGTGCCGTAGAGGTTGGCGTATCCCGCCTCGGCGATGGGCGTCACAACGAACAAAAAGCAGACCTCCCCGGAGGTCTGCTCGAACCGCTGCGGCTGCCCCCGGACGAGCGCCTCGCGCACCGCGGCCTGCCACTCGGGCGGCACCGGAGCGCCGCCCCGTACGCCGGCGGCCTCCAGCAGCGGGTCGGTCGCGGGGTTGGCCAGCAGCAGGGTGCCGTCGGCGGCGACCCGCGCAATCGGGTAGGGATTCTCCTTCGGAAAGCGGGCGAAGCTCTCGACCTGTTCGGCAGCCTCTCGCTCGTCAGTGATATCCTCACCGACGCCCTGGTACTCCAGCAGCCTGCCCTCGGCATCGAACAGGGCGCGGTTGGTCCAGCGCTGCCAGCGTATTGCGCCCTTGGCATCGAACACCCGGTTCTCGACGTTCATGGTGGGGTTGTCCGGCGTCAGCGAACGCAGCCGCTGAGCCAACTCTTCGCGATCTTCCGCCGGGATCAGCGGCAGGAAGCTGCGACCGACCAGTTCATCCCGTGTCTTGCCAGAGTAGCGGCAAAAACTTTCGCTGACGTAGGTGATCGTGCCGTCGGCACGCCAGCGGCAGACCATGCCCGGCATATCCTCGAGGATAGAGTGGTAGAATGCCTCCCGCTCCGCCAGAGCGGCGCGGCTGCGCCGATCGGCGAGTGCCGCCGAGAGCTGGTCGGCTACCGCTTCCAGCAGTCTCTTCTCCTCACGCAGGAAAGGTCCGTGATCGGCGGGGGGCCGCGCCTCCCGGTAGACGACCTCGATATCGCCAACCGTTGCGCCGTCCAGCCGGAGGGGGGCGCGCCGAAGCCAGGACGTCTCGACAAACCCCGTAGAGGCGTAGTCGCGCCCCTCAAAGCGAATGCGCGCCTCGGTAATGTCCGGGTATTGGTGGGCGGCGCGCAGCCGGGAGACGATCTCTCCGAACAGATCCTCCAGCGGCAGGTCGCCGGGGGCAGTCAGGTTGGCGACCGCGTACAGGCAGTTC
This Thiohalomonas denitrificans DNA region includes the following protein-coding sequences:
- a CDS encoding transglycosylase SLT domain-containing protein, which produces MRWIPLLLLLVLTGCATTPPSNMDNSCEIFREKNGWYDVTRDVYERWGVPPHVQLAIIHQESRFQYDAKPPRRKLLWVIPWFRKSSAYGFAQVKDSTWDWYREKTGKRWASRDDFEDAVDFIGWYGNMTYKTLGISKWDTYKQYLAYHEGHGGYRRGTYQSKPWLIKVAGRVKARASRYHTQLSGCKDELESSWRLWPF
- a CDS encoding MFS transporter translates to MSPDSHRRFQRIRWTIFGLLVASYMMVYFHRMAPGAVSADLMQTFGTSGAALGSLAAMYYYIYTAMQVPSGVLADTLGPRLSVTIGALVAGGGSLLFGLAPDFMTASIGRFFVGLGVSVVFVGLMKWNTVWFSEQRYGLVSGLTLLLGNVGSILAAGPLAVLLLQYSWRSVFVTAGFISILLALLSWWIVRNRPQDAGFPSVRAMAGEAEEPPRERHWWHELRAVLGNRAVWPGFWVNFGITGSLFAFAGLWGLPLMRDVFDLSGSDASLYTTAALAGFAGGSFLMGGLSDRIGRRRPVILGAGVLSCAVWLGLMLLPWGPGFSGFLLYTLLGLSAGGFVVTYAAAKEVVRPANAGMAIAVVNTGLFLGAAIMQPLFGALIDAGWDGTLLEGVRVYDLQSYRYGLAASAGFAAMATFAALRITETRCRNISLPPVAP
- a CDS encoding aromatic ring hydroxylase, which encodes MKHWRGPCRRHRPEVNVNVYDPGLIYEVLASDRGDLKVRMTTSACPDRCWRTRCTMHFGVLPEVREVEVELVWVPPWSPERMSEVARQQLGW
- a CDS encoding circadian clock KaiB family protein — protein: MVELKLRLFVLGQTPPSRRAVAVVERLCREHAGECRLEVTDMAVEPEAAERYNVLATPTLLREEPPPVKRIIGNLSDRERLMEALDIEPGE
- a CDS encoding ATPase domain-containing protein, producing the protein MNDQENTETKIAHRGNLPRMETGIAGLDRALEGGLPAGRVVLISGESGTGKTVFVNEFIYRGISRYGQPGVFVTFEEPPAEIAANVRGFGWDYGRLVDEGRLAFVDAGMGDRTLSVELDQHYDLAPVIARIRAAVERIGAKRVAVDSMGNLFGRLGSSCAIRNLFHNLCLELKALGVTTLITAERGDGKRQTRFGVEEYVADGVIDLSMAPGQQETLRKIVVRKLRGTHYRSGNIQYTIGADGITVFAKIPVDRSFTATRADVRKRFEIPGFDSLLDGGLPEGHIALISGNTGTGKTSFALHFVKAGIDAGEPCVYVALEEPSAQLRRTGESYGWDMMALERSGLLTFIDIPLIDIVPDQVLYGIAEAVEATGARRIVLDSISSLESATLSSEQVRQFMVQLNEFCKSRSVTCVAPYLNPDVFGATQGQLLGQTATSDMRLSSVVDAVVLLRYVERGQRVKRLVHVLKLRGSNHDNAIYMYRLSDGGVIIGEQYEV
- a CDS encoding PAS domain S-box protein yields the protein MALLDNPAHAPPTRMDWMTVFDAVADAVFVHDRNYRVVYANPAYCKRSRLDAEACLGRPYWEVFPLREGPLPGCRQAIEQGGVEASEDEFTDSAGNVFLSRGYPVHCGEGSYAVHILVDVTAARREQSRLRQLRQALHEGREAFITIDAMYRINYVNPAFEALLGYRADELRGRTLELLSPEGAADEIQALLESPTNWEGETLRRHKDGTLIPVYLCLSAVRDEDGNQDGWVASLRDLRGEKAAQAELARQAGEMAERLKELNCLYAVANLTAPGDLPLEDLFGEIVSRLRAAHQYPDITEARIRFEGRDYASTGFVETSWLRRAPLRLDGATVGDIEVVYREARPPADHGPFLREEKRLLEAVADQLSAALADRRSRAALAEREAFYHSILEDMPGMVCRWRADGTITYVSESFCRYSGKTRDELVGRSFLPLIPAEDREELAQRLRSLTPDNPTMNVENRVFDAKGAIRWQRWTNRALFDAEGRLLEYQGVGEDITDEREAAEQVESFARFPKENPYPIARVAADGTLLLANPATDPLLEAAGVRGGAPVPPEWQAAVREALVRGQPQRFEQTSGEVCFLFVVTPIAEAGYANLYGTDVTELRRQEERLQRRVALETTLASASRDFVENPGEALDGAIERTLAAVGELAGGDRSYLFLFERDGERMSNTHEWCNAGITPLRENFQHLPTAPFEWSLGELRAHGRFHIGDVAGLPDGPERDTLRAQDVQSLALVSVMAGGEMVGFIGFDAVRRKTTWHTEDLRLLQLVADLVSSALARRGMEASLQRANRALRTLSACNEALIHAEDEQGLLRRVCEQVVEVGGYRMAWIGYAENDEQKNVPPRAHAGFEAGYLDTVKVTWSDEPSGRGPAGRAIVTGEPKVVRFAGSDPRFAPWRVEALKRGYRSVAGLPLSGGGENFGALLIYAGEPDAFDEAEMELLRDLAGDLAFGIVSLRARAEREQAAADLVRGEERLLRLVDTNPNAVLVVDREGGVRFANPAAEALFDRRLVDNAFGLPLAAEERTEVYVTRPGKPAVVAEMHAVELEWLGDPCWLVTLYDVTELRHQEVRLLRLNRTQSVLSECNQALVRAASEQELLEAFCGRLADIGGYRLAWVGYRQEDADRSVEPIARAGAAQAYLEGLRVGWGDDERGSGPTGVAIRTGEPAICRDSLDEPGFRPWREAAREHNLRSAIALPLRIDGEVIGALQIYADLPDAFDTEEQSLLAELADDLAFGIHGQRTRRAREQAEAVLQVRNRAVESAHDGIMVTAVDRGVVYVNPAFTQITGYSQEEMIGRDPGLLAGDDRDQPGIHALNSALKRGKEAAVLLRNYRSDGSLFWNELHVSPVVDADGTVGHYVGIINDVTDRKRYEEQLEYQANFDLLTGLPNRNLMQDRLAQALAHARRHDCLAALLFLDIDRFKLVNDTLGHDRGDELLQGVAKRLEAVLHSSDTVARYGGDEFVVILPDIGRPEDVAQVAERLLHVLSEPILMEGHEFQATASIGASLYPRDGRDGGTLLKNADSAMYQAKEMGRNNFQFFTAELNSRLLQRMGLESGLRRAIEREELTLHYQPQLDLHTGAVVGVEALLRWHHPELGMVSPADFIPLAEETGLIIPIGEWVLRSACRQAVQWRQAGMPPLTVAVNISARQMVRGDLVETVTAIIEETGLEPAVLEIELTESAMMERPEEMAAMLQRLKGIGVQLALDDFGTGFSSLSYLHRFPFDKVKIDKAFVHDITVNPHNAAIVLSILSLAKGLGLTVIAEGVENEAQLRYLRYRGCSQMQGFLYSRPLPPGEAADLVREGGLDLAALDEEELPTLLAVDDEPDITRALRRLLRRQGYRVLTATTPEEAFELMAMHRVQVLLCDQGMPEMKGTELLSRVKRLYPHTIRMILSDYIELNVITEAVNRGWVYKFLTKPWNDEELKAEIRGAFVEYEHNRMAADT